A genomic segment from Desulfurispirillum indicum S5 encodes:
- the narI gene encoding respiratory nitrate reductase subunit gamma encodes MPDLFFFAIFPYVAVVLAIGATWYRYSRDRYSHSSHSSQFLESPMLYWGSVPWHIAIFLVLAAHLLAFLFPAAWATLAGRPLRLYLLEVTGLALGITTVIGIALLMVRRFTRPRVKVVTTTMDWVLLLLLLLQVISGVVIAVTLRWGSVWYLHTATPWLWSLFSLSPQVEYMANLPWIVKFHAVNAFVLIAVLPFTRLVHVLSVPLGYLWRPAQVVIWNRRRTTGHN; translated from the coding sequence ATGCCTGATCTGTTCTTTTTTGCCATATTCCCCTATGTCGCGGTGGTTCTCGCAATCGGTGCCACCTGGTATCGCTACTCCCGCGACCGTTACTCCCACTCTTCGCACTCCTCGCAGTTCCTGGAGAGTCCCATGCTCTACTGGGGTTCGGTGCCCTGGCACATTGCGATTTTCCTGGTTCTGGCGGCCCATCTGCTGGCCTTTCTCTTTCCGGCGGCCTGGGCCACCTTGGCCGGTCGGCCCTTGCGCCTGTATCTGCTGGAGGTCACGGGGCTGGCCCTGGGAATCACCACGGTTATTGGCATTGCCCTGCTGATGGTACGTCGCTTTACCCGGCCACGGGTAAAGGTGGTGACCACCACCATGGACTGGGTGCTCCTGCTCCTTCTGCTGCTGCAGGTCATCAGTGGTGTCGTGATCGCCGTTACCCTGCGCTGGGGATCGGTGTGGTATCTGCATACGGCCACCCCCTGGCTGTGGTCGCTGTTCAGTTTGAGTCCGCAGGTGGAATACATGGCCAACCTGCCCTGGATTGTCAAATTCCACGCGGTCAACGCCTTTGTCCTGATCGCGGTACTCCCGTTCACCCGTCTGGTGCATGTGCTGAGCGTTCCCCTGGGCTATCTGTGGCGGCCAGCCCAGGTGGTTATCTGGAACCGCAGGCGCACCACTGGTCATAACTGA
- a CDS encoding c-type cytochrome, which yields MMYSGRFGICALAVIGFLFILAGSACSAPGSVDDGRQWYFGGAAYANGGASCIACHGLGAAEFGVAGNASLASDLTYLSHFLSPEGIQTLLENLHHFPTMAAIYRERPLTEDERRHVTAFLAQSAESSPVRGTSSGFVLHGALGAAILFGLFFLLSRRRSAARVQRTMTPISSTAGRKSL from the coding sequence ATGATGTATTCAGGACGTTTCGGTATCTGCGCGCTGGCGGTCATCGGCTTTCTGTTTATCCTTGCCGGCTCTGCCTGCTCTGCGCCAGGCAGTGTTGACGACGGGCGGCAATGGTATTTTGGCGGTGCGGCCTACGCCAATGGAGGGGCATCCTGTATTGCCTGCCATGGCCTGGGCGCCGCCGAGTTTGGCGTGGCCGGCAACGCCAGTCTGGCCAGTGACCTGACTTATCTCTCCCATTTCCTCAGCCCCGAAGGGATACAGACTCTTCTGGAAAACCTGCACCACTTCCCCACTATGGCGGCCATCTATCGGGAGCGTCCACTGACCGAGGACGAAAGGCGACATGTTACCGCCTTTCTCGCCCAGTCAGCTGAGAGCTCACCGGTTCGCGGCACGTCCTCTGGCTTTGTGCTCCATGGAGCATTGGGCGCCGCCATACTCTTTGGCCTTTTCTTTCTGTTGAGCCGGCGACGAAGTGCCGCCAGAGTTCAGCGGACCATGACACCCATTTCATCCACTGCAGGGAGGAAAAGTCTATGA
- the narH gene encoding nitrate reductase subunit beta, with product MNIRAQVSSVFHLDKCIGCHTCSVTCKNIWTDRKGAEYMWWNNVETKPGTGYPTRWEDQEHYRGGWDGEKQPLQLRSGGKGKGLLNLFHNPDLPSMDDYYEPWTYRYQDLFQAGQGSDQPVARSVSMVTGQPMDPQSGPNWDDDLGGSSLYAANDPSLEGLTPDERQQLFATERMAFFYLPRRCNHCLNAACVAGCPSGAIYKRGEDGVVLINQEKCRGWRMCVSACPYKKTYYNWTAGKSEKCISCYPRLESGEMPGCYASCVGRIRYMGVLLYDAAGIAATAGLPPQELAAAQRELILNPHDPAVIAQARRDGIPFPLLEAARQSPVYRFVKEWGLALPLHPEFRTLPMLFYVPPLLPVLAKVEGGVADMAQASFSSLEKARLPLRYLANLFAGGNEQEVEAVYRRLIAVRLQRRADSVGDLSAGEVEQAAAIVAPQVAREIYRMSALSSIKERIVVPPMAREMAIEAHTDPHEHRGANGFGARLAPARRW from the coding sequence ATGAATATCCGGGCACAGGTCTCTTCCGTTTTTCATCTCGATAAGTGCATTGGCTGTCACACCTGCAGTGTCACCTGCAAGAATATCTGGACCGACCGCAAGGGCGCGGAATACATGTGGTGGAACAATGTGGAAACCAAGCCCGGCACGGGCTATCCCACCCGCTGGGAAGACCAGGAACACTACCGGGGAGGCTGGGATGGTGAAAAGCAGCCCCTGCAACTGCGCAGCGGCGGCAAGGGCAAGGGGCTGCTCAACCTCTTCCACAATCCTGACCTGCCCTCCATGGATGATTATTACGAGCCCTGGACTTACCGCTATCAGGATCTCTTCCAGGCCGGTCAGGGGAGTGATCAGCCTGTGGCCCGCTCCGTTTCCATGGTGACGGGTCAGCCCATGGACCCCCAAAGCGGCCCCAACTGGGATGATGACCTGGGTGGCTCCAGCCTCTACGCGGCCAATGACCCTTCACTGGAAGGTCTGACGCCCGATGAGCGTCAGCAGCTGTTTGCCACGGAGCGCATGGCCTTTTTCTATCTGCCCCGCCGCTGCAACCACTGTCTCAATGCGGCCTGTGTGGCTGGCTGTCCTTCGGGGGCAATCTACAAGCGTGGCGAAGACGGGGTGGTGCTGATCAATCAGGAGAAGTGCCGGGGCTGGCGCATGTGCGTCTCGGCCTGTCCGTACAAGAAGACCTACTATAACTGGACGGCGGGAAAGTCGGAAAAGTGTATCAGCTGCTATCCCCGTCTGGAGTCGGGGGAGATGCCTGGCTGCTATGCCAGCTGCGTGGGGCGTATCCGCTATATGGGGGTTCTGCTCTACGATGCCGCCGGCATTGCCGCCACCGCCGGCCTGCCACCCCAGGAGCTGGCAGCGGCCCAGCGCGAACTCATCCTCAACCCCCATGATCCTGCCGTGATCGCCCAGGCTCGCCGTGATGGCATTCCGTTCCCCCTGCTGGAGGCCGCCCGGCAGTCCCCGGTGTATCGCTTCGTCAAGGAGTGGGGGCTGGCCTTGCCCCTGCATCCCGAGTTCCGCACTCTGCCTATGCTCTTTTATGTGCCACCCCTGCTGCCTGTGCTGGCCAAGGTGGAAGGCGGAGTGGCCGATATGGCCCAGGCGAGTTTCAGCAGTCTGGAGAAGGCGCGTCTGCCCCTGCGCTATCTGGCGAATCTCTTTGCCGGCGGCAACGAGCAGGAGGTCGAAGCGGTGTACCGGCGCCTGATTGCCGTGCGGCTGCAGCGCCGGGCTGACAGTGTCGGCGACCTGAGTGCCGGCGAGGTGGAGCAGGCTGCTGCGATAGTGGCTCCGCAAGTGGCCCGGGAGATCTATCGCATGAGCGCGCTGAGCAGCATCAAGGAGCGCATCGTCGTGCCGCCTATGGCCCGCGAAATGGCCATTGAGGCCCATACTGATCCCCATGAGCATCGCGGCGCCAATGGCTTTGGCGCGCGTCTTGCTCCCGCGCGTCGCTGGTAA
- a CDS encoding DUF1007 family protein — protein sequence MARKFSPVAVIVLMLACLSTVPAVAHPHMFIDASYHLHIHRSHLERIDVEWRFDEMNTALYLMDFDRNGNGQIDPPEEEVIRQRIFNQLGPYSYFTHIFLDDKAANAPLQGENFRVTVEGNKLVMRFELRTNLLLPPGRKIGVYAADEEGFMALDIKTERIAFTGVQPAFSLGERRFGMFYAQGFRFTQPN from the coding sequence ATGGCCCGGAAATTCTCACCCGTCGCCGTTATCGTGTTGATGCTGGCTTGCCTGTCGACGGTACCGGCTGTGGCTCACCCCCATATGTTTATAGACGCTTCCTATCACCTGCATATTCACAGAAGCCACCTGGAGCGCATTGATGTGGAGTGGCGTTTTGATGAGATGAATACCGCTCTCTATCTCATGGATTTTGACCGCAACGGGAACGGGCAGATTGATCCGCCCGAAGAAGAGGTCATCCGCCAGCGCATTTTCAACCAGCTTGGTCCATACAGCTATTTCACCCATATTTTTCTTGATGACAAGGCCGCCAATGCTCCTCTGCAGGGCGAGAATTTCCGGGTTACCGTAGAAGGCAACAAGCTGGTCATGCGCTTTGAGCTGCGCACGAACCTTCTCCTTCCCCCGGGCAGGAAGATTGGCGTCTATGCCGCTGATGAAGAGGGGTTCATGGCTCTGGACATCAAGACCGAGCGCATCGCCTTTACCGGAGTGCAACCAGCATTCTCCCTTGGCGAGCGACGTTTCGGCATGTTCTACGCCCAGGGCTTCCGCTTTACTCAGCCCAACTGA
- a CDS encoding sigma-54-dependent transcriptional regulator, which translates to MKILIVDDEAMQRQMLEGFLLKQGFEVLTAANAAQALEIFQRLPVHLVLLDHRMPDMNGDQLLAELKAINPLVRAIMVTAYGAVDMAVQVMKLGAVDFLEKPVDLTQLLGKLQELAQDIVVSDEVQEVNGHLAERQLPMTVAGDSPPMRQLLSMVRRIAPSPWTVLIHGETGTGKELFANLIHQLSDRSDGPFVALNCAAIPENLFESELFGHEKGAFTGAISRKRGRFEQARGGTLFLDEVGELPLAMQAKLLRVLQEKRISRVGGEEEIAVDVRLIAATNRNLLEMSRRGDFREDLYYRLNVLELEIPPLRHRREDIPAFVDFFLRRFGMEQVRFSAEALNMLVKYPFPGNVRELEHLLQRTVTLARGKTITPADLPPEIVHYSQQKQSASLDERLADLERHILQEALQRHDWVQTRAAQELGISERVLRYRMARLRILRQ; encoded by the coding sequence ATAAAAATCCTTATTGTCGATGACGAGGCCATGCAGCGCCAGATGCTGGAAGGTTTTTTACTCAAACAGGGCTTCGAGGTTCTGACGGCGGCCAATGCCGCGCAGGCCCTTGAAATTTTTCAACGCCTGCCGGTGCACCTGGTTCTTCTCGACCATCGCATGCCCGATATGAATGGCGACCAGTTGCTGGCCGAGCTCAAGGCGATCAATCCCCTGGTGCGCGCCATAATGGTCACCGCCTATGGTGCCGTCGACATGGCGGTTCAGGTTATGAAGCTGGGGGCGGTGGATTTTCTGGAAAAACCAGTGGATCTGACCCAGCTGCTGGGCAAGCTGCAGGAGCTGGCCCAGGATATCGTGGTGAGCGATGAGGTCCAGGAGGTGAATGGCCACCTGGCTGAGCGTCAGCTTCCCATGACGGTGGCCGGGGATTCACCCCCAATGCGTCAGCTCCTCTCCATGGTGCGGCGCATCGCTCCTTCACCCTGGACAGTACTGATTCACGGTGAGACGGGAACGGGCAAGGAGCTCTTTGCCAATCTCATTCACCAGCTGAGTGATCGCAGTGATGGCCCTTTTGTGGCCCTTAACTGCGCCGCTATCCCGGAAAACCTCTTTGAGTCGGAGCTCTTTGGCCATGAGAAGGGGGCCTTCACCGGAGCCATCAGCCGCAAGCGGGGTCGCTTTGAGCAGGCCCGGGGCGGGACGCTCTTTCTCGATGAGGTGGGTGAGCTGCCTCTGGCCATGCAGGCCAAGCTGCTGCGTGTTCTGCAGGAAAAACGTATAAGCAGGGTTGGCGGTGAGGAGGAGATTGCTGTGGATGTGCGACTTATTGCCGCGACTAACCGCAACCTGCTGGAGATGTCGCGCAGGGGAGATTTTCGCGAAGATCTTTACTATCGGCTTAACGTCCTGGAGCTGGAGATTCCCCCGCTGCGCCACCGGCGTGAGGATATACCCGCCTTTGTCGACTTTTTCCTGCGTCGCTTTGGTATGGAGCAGGTACGCTTTTCTGCTGAGGCCCTGAATATGCTCGTGAAGTATCCTTTTCCTGGCAATGTGCGTGAACTGGAGCATCTGCTTCAGCGCACGGTGACCCTGGCGCGGGGGAAGACGATCACTCCGGCCGACCTGCCACCGGAAATTGTCCACTATAGCCAGCAGAAGCAGAGTGCCTCCCTGGATGAGCGACTGGCTGACCTTGAGCGCCATATTCTGCAGGAAGCTCTGCAGCGCCACGACTGGGTGCAGACCCGCGCGGCCCAGGAGCTGGGCATCAGTGAACGGGTGCTGCGCTACAGGATGGCCAGGCTGCGGATTCTCCGCCAGTAG
- a CDS encoding nitrate reductase subunit alpha gives MSWIQDIIDPQARTWEDFYRNRHQHDRVVRSTHGVNCTGSCSWNVAVKDGIVAWEMQATDYPPLAGEIPPYEPRGCQRGASCSWYLYSPLRVKYPYLRGVLQDLWREARSQHDDPVDAWTSIVESPESRRAYQQARGKGGFRRIDWEEALEMIAVSTIYTIKKYGPDRVIGFSPIPAMSMLSYAAGSRFLQLLGGVNLSFYDWYCDLPNASPEIWGEQTDVAESADWYNSKFIAVMGANLGMTRTPDVHFLAEARHNGTKVAVLSPDLNMTSKYGDWWIPVHASQDGAFWMAVNHVILKEYHHEAPTPAFLDYVKRYTDSPFLIELEKRQDSWQPGRMVPAAKLTPYREVENGEFKFLVWDETSSAPRMPLGSLGFRWQERKGEWNLKMEDGLDGKPISPRLSFADENDEVLKVRFDDFAGTEKLLRSVPVRYVESDRGTIAVTTVYDLLMAQFGVARPGVAEGCARDFDDETAPYTPAWQEKYSGVGRDTVIRFAREWADTAQRTDGKCSIIIGAGINHWYHANLTYRAGIVALMLCGCVGKNGGGLNHYVGQEKLAPMAPWLTIAGALDWTRPPRFQNTPSFHYVHSDQWRYERAVDEEQLNPASHDGPLAGGHTMDHQVRAVKRGWLPFFPQFNRNSLDLAAAAQADGAKDAPAIVAWSVEQLKQKQLHFAVEDPDAPENWPRLWFIWRGNALSSSAKGQEYFFKHYLGTHSSAIAPETARDGVTEAVWREKAPEGKLDLVVDINFRMDTSALYSDLVLPTATWYEKDDLNTTDMHSFIHPLQAAVAPCWEARPDWDIFQDIARKVSELALVHLPEPILDVVAVPLQHDTPAEMAQREVRDWSRGECEPIPGKTMPGLVVVERNYVDLYQRMLSLGPGARENGLSMHGLTWSVQPEYDELLASRPVHQWDGQCYPSLERASDAANIIMHLAPETNGEVAYRAFVAEEKKVGLPLVDLAEKNRSVRTSFEDIARQPRRLLTSPCWTGISNDGRAYSAYCLNVERLVPWRTLTGRQHFYLDHQSYLAYGEHLPTYKPKLEAALLQDLVASEPEGRTIALNYLTPHGKWGIHSTYGDNHRMLTLSRGLHPLWINDRDAARIDLQDNDWVEVYNDHGVVMTRAVVSARIPEGIAFIYHAPERTVGVPKSPLRGGRGGSHNSLIRTRLKPNLMAGGYGQFTYGFNYWGPTGTNRDTFVLIRKLEGEPQW, from the coding sequence ATGAGCTGGATACAGGATATCATCGACCCCCAGGCCCGCACCTGGGAAGATTTCTACCGCAACCGCCATCAGCATGATCGCGTGGTGCGCAGTACCCACGGGGTCAACTGCACCGGCAGCTGTTCGTGGAATGTGGCCGTCAAGGATGGCATTGTCGCCTGGGAGATGCAGGCCACTGACTACCCCCCGCTGGCAGGAGAGATTCCTCCCTATGAACCTCGGGGATGCCAGCGGGGCGCTTCCTGCTCCTGGTATCTCTACAGCCCGCTGCGGGTCAAATACCCCTATCTGCGTGGGGTACTGCAGGATCTGTGGCGCGAGGCCCGCTCCCAGCACGATGATCCGGTGGATGCCTGGACCTCCATCGTGGAGAGTCCCGAGAGCCGTCGCGCCTATCAGCAGGCCCGCGGCAAAGGGGGGTTCCGTCGTATCGACTGGGAGGAAGCGCTGGAAATGATTGCCGTTTCCACCATCTATACGATCAAGAAATACGGCCCCGACCGGGTCATCGGCTTTTCGCCCATTCCCGCCATGTCCATGCTCAGCTATGCGGCCGGCTCGCGTTTTCTGCAGCTGCTGGGCGGGGTGAACCTCTCCTTCTACGACTGGTACTGTGATCTGCCCAATGCTTCACCGGAAATCTGGGGGGAGCAGACCGATGTGGCCGAAAGTGCCGACTGGTATAACAGCAAGTTTATCGCGGTCATGGGTGCCAACCTGGGCATGACCCGCACTCCCGATGTGCACTTTCTGGCGGAGGCCCGGCACAACGGCACCAAGGTTGCGGTTCTCTCCCCCGATCTCAATATGACCTCCAAGTATGGCGACTGGTGGATTCCGGTGCATGCCAGCCAGGATGGTGCTTTCTGGATGGCGGTCAACCACGTGATTCTCAAGGAGTATCACCACGAGGCCCCGACGCCGGCATTCCTGGACTATGTGAAGCGCTATACGGACAGTCCCTTTCTGATTGAACTGGAAAAGCGCCAGGACTCCTGGCAGCCCGGACGCATGGTGCCCGCTGCGAAACTGACACCTTACCGGGAGGTGGAAAACGGGGAGTTCAAGTTCCTGGTCTGGGATGAGACGAGCAGTGCTCCCCGCATGCCCCTGGGGTCCCTCGGCTTTCGCTGGCAGGAGCGCAAGGGTGAGTGGAACCTGAAGATGGAAGATGGTCTCGATGGCAAGCCCATCAGTCCGCGCCTGAGCTTCGCCGATGAAAATGACGAGGTGCTGAAAGTCCGGTTCGATGACTTTGCCGGAACGGAGAAGCTCCTGCGCAGCGTTCCCGTGCGCTACGTGGAAAGTGATCGCGGCACCATTGCTGTCACCACGGTGTATGACCTGCTGATGGCCCAGTTCGGCGTGGCCCGGCCCGGTGTCGCCGAGGGCTGCGCCCGTGACTTTGATGACGAAACGGCACCCTATACCCCGGCCTGGCAGGAAAAGTACAGTGGGGTGGGCCGCGACACTGTGATCCGCTTTGCCCGGGAGTGGGCGGATACCGCTCAGCGCACCGATGGCAAGTGTTCCATCATCATCGGTGCCGGCATCAACCACTGGTATCATGCCAATCTCACCTACCGTGCCGGGATTGTGGCCCTCATGCTGTGTGGCTGTGTGGGCAAGAATGGCGGTGGACTCAATCACTATGTGGGGCAGGAAAAACTGGCTCCCATGGCTCCCTGGCTGACCATTGCCGGAGCCCTGGACTGGACCAGGCCGCCACGTTTCCAGAACACTCCCTCTTTTCACTATGTGCACAGCGATCAGTGGCGTTATGAGCGGGCGGTTGACGAAGAGCAGCTGAATCCGGCGAGCCATGATGGTCCCCTGGCAGGCGGGCACACCATGGATCATCAGGTACGGGCGGTCAAGCGCGGCTGGCTGCCGTTTTTCCCTCAGTTCAACCGCAATTCCCTGGATCTGGCTGCTGCTGCCCAGGCCGACGGAGCCAAGGACGCCCCTGCCATCGTCGCCTGGTCTGTCGAACAGCTCAAACAGAAGCAACTGCACTTTGCGGTGGAGGACCCCGACGCCCCCGAAAACTGGCCGCGCCTGTGGTTTATCTGGAGGGGCAATGCCCTCTCTTCCAGTGCCAAGGGGCAGGAGTACTTTTTCAAGCACTATCTGGGTACCCACTCCAGCGCCATTGCCCCTGAGACTGCTCGCGATGGTGTCACGGAAGCGGTCTGGCGTGAAAAGGCTCCCGAGGGCAAACTGGATCTGGTGGTGGATATCAATTTCCGCATGGATACCAGCGCCCTGTATTCGGATCTGGTGCTGCCCACGGCCACCTGGTACGAAAAAGACGACCTGAATACCACGGACATGCATTCCTTTATCCACCCGCTGCAGGCGGCGGTAGCGCCCTGCTGGGAGGCTCGTCCCGACTGGGATATCTTCCAGGACATCGCCCGCAAGGTCAGTGAGCTGGCGCTAGTGCACCTGCCCGAGCCCATCCTGGATGTGGTGGCGGTGCCCCTGCAGCACGATACTCCCGCGGAAATGGCCCAGCGCGAGGTGCGCGACTGGAGCCGTGGCGAATGTGAGCCCATTCCCGGGAAAACCATGCCGGGCCTGGTGGTGGTGGAGCGCAACTACGTGGACCTCTACCAGCGCATGCTCTCCCTGGGGCCGGGGGCCCGTGAGAATGGCCTGAGCATGCACGGCCTTACCTGGTCGGTGCAGCCCGAATACGACGAATTGCTGGCCTCGCGCCCGGTGCACCAGTGGGATGGTCAGTGCTATCCATCGCTGGAAAGGGCGTCCGATGCCGCCAATATCATCATGCACCTGGCACCGGAGACCAATGGCGAGGTGGCTTACCGCGCCTTTGTGGCCGAGGAGAAGAAGGTGGGGCTGCCCCTGGTGGATCTGGCAGAGAAAAACCGCAGTGTGCGCACCAGTTTCGAGGATATCGCCCGCCAGCCCCGCCGTCTGCTCACCAGCCCCTGCTGGACGGGTATCAGTAATGATGGTCGCGCCTACAGCGCCTACTGCCTCAATGTGGAGCGCCTGGTGCCCTGGCGGACCCTGACCGGACGTCAGCACTTCTACCTGGATCACCAGAGCTATCTGGCCTACGGTGAACACCTGCCTACCTATAAGCCGAAACTGGAGGCCGCTCTGCTGCAGGATCTGGTGGCCAGTGAACCGGAAGGTCGGACCATCGCCCTGAACTATCTGACCCCCCATGGCAAGTGGGGTATTCACTCCACCTATGGTGATAACCACCGCATGCTTACCCTGTCACGGGGCCTGCATCCCCTGTGGATCAATGACCGGGATGCCGCCCGCATCGACCTGCAGGACAATGACTGGGTCGAGGTGTACAACGACCACGGCGTTGTCATGACCCGGGCGGTGGTCAGCGCGCGTATTCCCGAGGGCATCGCCTTTATCTATCACGCTCCTGAGCGCACCGTCGGCGTGCCCAAATCGCCGCTGCGGGGAGGGCGGGGTGGCAGCCACAACAGCCTGATCCGCACCCGTCTCAAGCCAAATCTCATGGCCGGTGGCTACGGTCAGTTTACCTATGGCTTTAACTACTGGGGTCCCACCGGCACCAACCGGGATACTTTTGTGCTCATCCGCAAACTGGAAGGAGAGCCCCAATGGTAA
- the narJ gene encoding nitrate reductase molybdenum cofactor assembly chaperone: MITAELYRCFSVLMRYPDLHMASVARQAAQAAAFLPQAAQPLEFFCGVAEDSGVKVMQEAYTAAFDLQPLAAPYVGYHLFGDDARRGQFLIRLQEIYRQRGITPDPGELADHLATVLRFLATTAGSTEHGALARDALLPAVRSIHGALAQGENPYRHILQSLEYCIDRSVTTLCTAPPDVEVFHA, translated from the coding sequence ATGATAACCGCAGAACTCTATCGCTGCTTCAGTGTCCTCATGCGCTATCCCGATCTGCATATGGCGTCGGTGGCCCGCCAGGCGGCCCAGGCAGCCGCGTTTCTTCCCCAGGCGGCACAACCCCTGGAATTCTTCTGCGGGGTTGCGGAGGATTCTGGGGTGAAGGTCATGCAGGAGGCCTACACCGCGGCCTTTGACCTGCAGCCCCTGGCCGCCCCCTATGTGGGCTACCACCTCTTCGGTGATGATGCCCGACGCGGGCAGTTCCTGATTCGGCTCCAGGAGATCTACCGTCAGCGGGGCATTACTCCTGATCCCGGTGAACTGGCGGATCACCTGGCGACGGTCCTGCGCTTTCTGGCGACCACGGCGGGTTCAACGGAACATGGTGCCCTCGCCAGGGACGCGCTGCTGCCAGCTGTCAGATCCATCCATGGAGCACTGGCCCAGGGAGAAAACCCCTATCGACATATCCTGCAGTCCCTTGAGTACTGTATTGATCGCTCTGTAACCACGCTTTGTACTGCTCCCCCCGATGTGGAGGTGTTCCATGCCTGA
- a CDS encoding nickel/cobalt transporter, with protein MFQRLLSELMQLQAQLNAQLSSLFRQLESGGLEAVLLLLGVAFLYGALHAAGPGHGKTLVAGYFLARDARLSSALLASALVALIHAISGLAVSLTIYFAARATFRQSFAETEALMMNVSGILIILVGVWLLWRFVRSGRSCGCQHHHGEEVPILASDRRGIFSLALAAGIVPCPGVMTVLLFALLLGQLAVGIAATVAMSVGMGLTICLVALATVKTRSVSRHTKLPIARFFSLAGPLVVIGVGILLLLAEPMSTGGGRFG; from the coding sequence ATGTTCCAGCGCCTTCTGTCTGAATTGATGCAGCTGCAGGCCCAGCTTAACGCCCAGCTTTCCTCCCTGTTTCGCCAGCTGGAAAGCGGTGGCCTGGAAGCGGTTCTCCTGTTGCTGGGAGTGGCTTTTCTCTATGGCGCTCTGCATGCCGCTGGCCCCGGCCACGGCAAGACGCTGGTGGCCGGATACTTTCTGGCCAGGGATGCCCGGCTTTCATCCGCCCTGCTTGCCAGTGCTCTGGTTGCCCTGATTCACGCGATCTCGGGGTTGGCGGTTTCCCTTACCATCTATTTTGCAGCTCGGGCAACATTTCGCCAGAGCTTTGCCGAAACAGAAGCGCTTATGATGAATGTTTCGGGCATACTGATTATACTGGTCGGCGTGTGGCTGCTGTGGCGATTTGTGCGCAGTGGCCGCTCCTGCGGGTGTCAGCATCACCACGGCGAAGAGGTTCCGATTCTGGCCTCCGATCGTCGGGGAATTTTCAGCCTGGCTTTGGCGGCGGGTATTGTGCCCTGCCCCGGCGTCATGACGGTGCTGCTCTTCGCCCTGCTGCTGGGTCAGCTGGCTGTGGGAATAGCCGCCACGGTGGCCATGAGTGTCGGCATGGGTCTGACTATCTGTCTGGTGGCTCTGGCAACGGTCAAGACTCGCAGTGTCAGCAGACACACAAAATTGCCCATCGCCCGCTTTTTCTCTCTGGCAGGACCGCTGGTGGTTATTGGCGTCGGTATCCTGCTGCTGCTGGCCGAGCCCATGTCAACGGGAGGTGGCCGCTTTGGTTAA